The Candidatus Eisenbacteria bacterium genomic interval CGATGACGATCGCCCTCGCCCAGCACGCGGCCGCCCAGGTAGGTCCCGAGCAGGATGGCGATCTCGCGCGCCGGTGCGATGTGGCTGATCGCGCCGGTGCGCATCGCCAGCAGGATCAGGATGTAGCTGAGCGGGCTCAGCAGGGCGATGCCGAGGACGCGCGGGCGTTGCTCGCGCCACAGCGCCGCGACGCCCGCCCGATCGGCGAGGGCGACCGGGGTGAAGATGGCGACCCGGACCACCTCTCCCGCCCAGTAGTAAAGGAGCGGCGGGACCCCGGCGCGCTTGACCGCCCAGCCGTCCCACAGCGTGTACACGGCGATGAGCGCGCCGATGGAGAGGCCGTGGCGCAGCCCGGGCGCGAGCTTCGCCTGCCGTCCCGGATCGGGATGCCACGTCAGGACGACGATTCCGGTCACGATGAGCAACAGTCCCGCGACCGAGAAGACCGTGGGCTTTTCGGCGAAGACCACGATCGCCGCGCTGGCGGCGAGCAGGGGCCCGGTGCCGCGCGCGACCGGGTAGACGAGCGAGAAGTCGGCGGCGCGGTAGCCGCGCAGCAGCAGCACGAAGTAGCCGACATGGATGACCCCGCTGCCCAGGATGAGCGCGAGCGCCGCCGGATCGGGCCGCCATCCGCCGTGCAGCACCGCGAGGAGCGCCGGCGGCGCGTACGCGACCGCCGAGATCACGACCAGCAGCCACATGAGCGGGCCGCTCCTCGCCGAGGGTCCGAGCTGCTTGGCCCACAGGTTCCAGGTCGCGTGGACGAGCGCCGAAGCGAGGACGAGCGCGAGCGTCGCGAGAGTCATACCGCGAACCCCGGCCGGACACGTTCCCGAACCGCCTGCCGGAAGTTCCATCCGCGCGTGGAGCGCGGCGCCGCGACCCGATCGCGGCGTGGCCGCCTACATTCGAAAGACGCCGAAGCGCATCTCCGGGATGGGGGCGTTCAGGCAGCTCGAGAGCGCCAGCGCGAGCACGTT includes:
- a CDS encoding EamA family transporter, which translates into the protein MTLATLALVLASALVHATWNLWAKQLGPSARSGPLMWLLVVISAVAYAPPALLAVLHGGWRPDPAALALILGSGVIHVGYFVLLLRGYRAADFSLVYPVARGTGPLLAASAAIVVFAEKPTVFSVAGLLLIVTGIVVLTWHPDPGRQAKLAPGLRHGLSIGALIAVYTLWDGWAVKRAGVPPLLYYWAGEVVRVAIFTPVALADRAGVAALWREQRPRVLGIALLSPLSYILILLAMRTGAISHIAPAREIAILLGTYLGGRVLGEGDRHRRLAAAGAFAAGVIALALARG